DNA from Gracilinanus agilis isolate LMUSP501 chromosome 3, AgileGrace, whole genome shotgun sequence:
CTAAAAGATACAGAGACACGATGCCGGCGTCTTTACTTCTTTTTGACTTCACCGACAACGACAATAAATCAGATGAACAAACGCTGCTTTGGTGGAAGGTCCTCTATTTCTTAAGACCTGAGACTCGCCGTTAGAGCTTAGGTGATTCCTGACAAATCACTTTCTTGTCCTCggatgtgttttgttttgcttgttcttttctaaaattaggtgcatttggactagatggtttttaaaataacttcCATTTTAGGCAGTCTATGATTCTCTGCTCTTATGAGATGTTAAAGCAGTATGttataataggggaaaaaaacagatttaGTCATAGAAACTAGGTTAGAATCCTAGCTCTGATAATTCTAGTACTTAGGACAGGATCTGGCAcacagaaggtacttaataaatgtttattgattgatattgaCTACTTACTTGACTttaagcaagtcccttaatttctctgggcctcggtttatTCATCTACACCTCTAGAGGACAGGATGGGATTTTCTGGCCTTCCATTGCCTGTCATcgtgcctttgcacaggctgtatCTCCAACCCCAGCCTGACCTGCAATCCACTCCCTGgccccatctctccatctctagaTCTCCTAATCATTAGCTGTCAAAGCTACCACTCCAGTGCCACCTCCTACAGAAAGTTTTTCATGATCTCTCACTTTGTtagcattttctccttcctcacagtatcttgtatttatttaatttacttctttaaaattttatatccattttttatttttctcttttctcagtaGAAGACATGCTATTTAAAGGCAAAAGATATGCTATTTAAAGactatatttttcttgtttacttAGCACAATGCCGGGTTCATAGTAGGTACTAAGTGATAATTAACATCaaattaaatgattattgaaattcTTTCTAATTTAAGATCTTATGAGAAAAGGAGTCATGATCTGTACTGATAGAATGTCTATGATAGGTAGGATCAGGGATACTTCCtctaaatgggaaaatatttctttttgtttttaactggtATCATGAAATTAGAAGTGGCTAGAAATCTGGAAATACAGTATTGATAGAAGTGTCTTAATATCCCAGAAAGGCAAATATCACGGGCCAGATATGGCAACATGCATTGGGAGAGCATTCCTCTTGGTCCTTCCTTGGGGTGGGCTGTCATACATACCTTCTCTAGACCTCCATGTGCTACCTCTACACCATCCTTCATGTTGCTGTGGAAGTGAAATTACTAAAGCAAAGATCTCACAAAAACACTCTTCAAATCAATATACTCCAATGGagccctattacttctaggatcaaattcaaactcctctatttgacatttaaattcTTTCAGAATCTGGTTCCAGTGTACCTTTTCAGACTTATTACACACTCCTCCTTCTTCTACCATCCATCTAAAGCGGCCTTCTTGTCATTTTTCACAATTTATAGTCTACCAGTGCCTTTTCAAAGATTGCCCTCATGCTAGCTTTTCACTCTTTCCTTACCTTTGACTCTCAGAATagctaatttccttcaaagctcagctaaaACTCCACCTCCTACATaggtttttccttctttcttctttccatctacTAGTGCATCATCTCCCAAATACCTCATACttcatttattttgtctatatttctATGGCCTTTATTTGAATAATGTCTTTGTgccccaatgcctggcacatagtcatgGGGATtgtgttattaaatattttgaaagattCAGGAAATCAGAATGACTATTCTTGTTTTGTATGCACCCACAATGAACATGTAAACAAAACTGAAGTCCTATCCACATTTATCAGTGAGAAATATCTAACCAAGAAAgccatattttgttttgtttttattttttctctcatcttcattATGTCATATAGGTGGttaaaaaaggaatggagaaaaaagTTTTATGGCAAAAAAATATGCCTACCTTAAATACTCTTTCTTTACTCATATTTTGCTTTTGTAAATTAGGGAAGTCTCCATAAAGATTTTAATAATAGGGACCTTTACCAAAAGAgtcaactaaaaataaatattaattctgaAACTTCAGATgtcaataaaattcattttgatctcaataatttacatagaaaaatatattttataaaatgtagtttttataagattttattaaataaaattatctatGTACGTATATATGAGGGATGTTCTATAACCTCTACCTCAATAATTAAGAGGGCCAAAACTTTTCCAataaattcattcaacaaaagtATGAACTAGGGGTGAATAAGGTTAAGACTTGCTACCAAAACAACCTATCAGTCAAAGCATTAAattaagaacaaaacaaacaaaaaaagcaacaagaaaagaaacaaacagacaaaaactAGTAAATGAGTAGAAAAGTGACAGAGAATTGATAAATTAGAAAGAGCCTGGCAAAGGAATTACATTGGGATTCCATGAAGAGATTCAGTCCTGGCCAGTGGACCTTATACAAAAGTAGTAAGGTAGGAGGGAATCAGGCATTTCTAATGTTTGTCAGACAAAAGTGGAGAACAGTCCAATCAAGCCCCTGAAAGAGACTCTCATTAACAGGAAATTCATCATACCAAAGATTATATCAGTTTTGCAAATTTTACTCATACTCCATCAGGATAGTCAGGACCCACTGACCTTTGATTGGAGCGCTGAAGCCCAGAGCAAAACACTCATTCTAAAGGCTCTGTTTAAAAAATTGCTCCTAGCCCAATCATTCATTGCACACCCAAGAGCTGTGCCCCTTGGATTGAACTTCAACATTATGTCCATCCAGTATGAAAACTCCTTCAATCAACACTGATCACAACTTGTTCATAGCTTAGGGTCAGAGTATCATAGACCTAGGACTAGAAGGGACTGtgaaggtcatttagtccaacttctttatttttcaaatgaggaaattgagatccagggTAGTGAAATGACTTACTAGAGGTCTCAAAGGCAGATGGGGATAGCATAGGATTCAAGTCCATGTTCTCTCATTCTAAAATCAATGACTACAAAGTCATAATACATTGGTTTCAAACTAAAATTAATTAAGTGACTCCATGGTCACACAGGAACCACACGGgtagtatcagagatgggattagaACCCATGTCTCCTGGGCAGCAAGCTCCCTTTGCTATAAATTAActaatgtgtaaatggaattattctcctttgtttattttaacttaatcgaTCAAGAACTTGGAAtgcccctcctttcacacttagtcaaatacttgaagaaccttttactagaaaaggatgTTTACACCCTCAAAGACTGGAAGGGGCTCCCACAAGCACAGTCATGCCCTGGGCAGTGGcagacaaattaagaaactatgattggttcctgagatgtgatagaccagcccacagcgaaaggaagtagaaaccagagagacaagaagtgatgtgggaaaatggtTATAAGAGGTGAGACCAGAGAGCTGAAGAGGCACTTCTTGGTTGGAGGACTTCTGTGTTGGAAGGATTCTGcactggtggctcttgctgaagagactcctGTGACTTTTGGTTAGAGATCAGGACCTGCAGGAGCCTGGATTACCCTGGATcagcaattatagggtatttagccTAAGCAATATttcctacctccttcctacatttccccctttactatctctactttgctgtaataaagctactaaagctactaaccaCCTTGTGacttaagaattaatttttataaacagtgaaCACAaccactttttataactcttaatttgaccaaaaccgATTTTAACTCACACTAAGATTTAAttaacatataatacataaacatgaaaatgtataaaatataaacataaaaataaatatagcacaACACATATAGTATTCAACATATATGATATATGCTCTACTGACttataaatcatataaaaatttaaattatatttatctatctcaGTCAACATAGcatgtatacaaaatatatttcttagtcaatacagaataaatgcatttatccatatatacataaaatatgtgcatcatatatttttagaaatatacattgtatttgtgtgtatatatgtatatatgtgtgtgtacatatatatttataaatatatatatatcttatgtatattatataaaaaaacCTTCTTTGTGGGAAAAATTTCTTGCTTCtactaaaatatttgagaattctcaTTATGACTGTCAGAACTCAGTAACCATTTATCCCTAACACCCATCTGGCATAAATTGAAATAGCATCCTTCTTGCTTGAGGGTCTCAATTAGAGTCTTGCAAAGTAGAGCTATGGGAAGTTTTCTACTGttgtttcagtggatagaactttgATGCTCAGGTGatgtgctttaaaaaatggaCTAGGAAGGTAAAGAGTAAGTCGATTCTTTGCCCCTGGCTGAGGCATTGGGTCAttattttaagttgaattgacTAGCTTAACACTCTTTGACTGACATGACATTCAATTATTATCCCATCATTTTTCGAAGGTATCTGTGATTTGTAGCCCTAAAGTTCTTGAAGAACTTTAAGGGGTTTTTAGCTCTTAAGAGTTTCTTgcctacttttatttttctctgagacTGACTTGTATTTTGATAATTCTCCTCTCCTTTGAGATTCtggattttccttttttagtgaATTCTTTTTATCTTATGTAATGAGTCCAGGCAGTTGTTAATTAGTTAGGTATGTGACTGACCTCATGATTTTGAAGAAATTCCCAGAAAACTGCCTCTAATGTATGCTccgtgagggcagggactgtgctcatttttatttttatatactcagAATGACATCTACTATGTACATAAGAAGTGGTATTGAATTGAGTTAAATTGGAATGAATAATTAAGTATCCCACATTCCCTTTACTAACCTTCaatattgcattttttattttttgttattctgcCTGCTTTCACTTGCAGCAATATTTTAGAATGATTAATGTTTGCATTAAAATAATCATTGATTTTCATGTTACAGCTTAacttaataatgataatttggCTAATTCCTTATGCAATTTactgtataaacttttttttgatgatttaaaattattcattgtcTACCCTAGATTTGCTATAACCTTTATTTTACCTTCttgattttccttctttaattgaTTTATCTTCTGttaacttatttttttcaaaatatctatACTAATAGGTTacattaatatagtgctttaacTCTATGTAGCACTTTATCTACATTAGctattttattctcaaaacaaccctcaAACTGTAAAGTAGTaagtaaaagtaattttttaaaagtaataattacTGTAAAGTAAAAggattattatccacattttacaaaggTATCAAGTATGAACATGAGCTATATAGGTACAGAAAGGAGAAATCTTTTTAGGATAtctgaaacattttaaattaagttCAGTCTTTGAAATAGGCTTATTCACTgctaaaaaaacaacacaaaccTGTCATTTGGGCATTCTGCTATCAGAAAGGTGTGGTATTTCAGTCACAAGTACTGAACTGCAAATTTCATGCTTTTTTGGGATTCCATTAGGTTTCTCCCTTGAAGTCCCATTTTACTACACCATTTTGAATGCTGAAGATATATAATTCTGAAAAATTCATCAAGTTCTGGTATTTGTTTTGaattgtttgatagaattcatgaATCCACTTGTTTCTAGAgatattttacaaagaatttatTAGTTTtagatataaacatatacatgtgtatatatgtgatatatatgtatatatatactcagAGACAATCTaacatgtataaatatgtatattttatgtgtgAAATTGATTCTATCTATAGATGGAAAGatttagatatatacacatacataatgatttattttggttattgtttaatcaatattttatatatattcatttatttataatgttCAAATTTGTTGTCACATAGCTGGGTATGAATTCtataacaattttatttattatttgtagcAATTCcctcctcatttgaaaaattggtaatttggtttttctttcatCTGCAGTTATCTCTTTTAATGGTTTCTAATTAGAAATGAACTCTTATCTAAAGTCATGCTTGAAACTGCCGATTTTATGGGGTTAGCAAAGGAATTTTTCATCATCAACTACTTATTTATGAGAGGAGTGAAAGCAAGagcaagagcaaaagagaaaaacatagaaagtagAGTAGAAAATTGGTTATTCACTTTTATCCAGTCTATAAACTGTTTTCTTTATTTAGGCTAATGAAAAGCATGAATAATGTTATTTTTTACATCTTTCTGGTGCTCAgcaataatttttctctttgtaatatataaaatttacccAAATTGCCTTTAATTATTCCATTTTCAATTATTCTAATTCTCATCCATATTCCCAGGGTCAACTCAATAacctttataaatataaatcctGACATTCACCTGACATACCTATAGCACTAAATTCAGATTCTAAACTACTTCAGTaattattatactttttaaaaaagaaatagacattCCACCCTTTTACAGAGATACAATCACACAAACTTATACCTCTACAACAATAACTTCAGTTGTTACTCTGCAAAatgctaaatttatttttttttccttttaaaatgtttaaaccTTCTGATTTGTTGTTTTACTTTCTCTGCATAGCTCTGTTAAAATTACTTACTTTTCCTTTTACACCTAACTTGTTTATTCATTATGTGAAACTCATTATCAAAAATCTCttactcctttttcatttttattaatgtagttagaatacatatatacacatatgatatTAATTTTTGGATAAGGTATAATTTTCTACCCCTCCAcagtgatgttttttttttttttactattatttgtCAATGAACCTTGCTGCTGGATCTTTGCTAAGCAAATGAAAAcaagtaaaatgataaaaaagtttcatgttttcctctgatGTATGCAGCTTTAGAGCAATAAATTTAAGGCTTTTTTTGTATTATCAAATCCTTTATTATCTGCCCAATTTATTCCACTCTCACTAATCATACACAAATGCTGCTCTGTTCACAGGATCCTGATGGACACCATAGTCATTATACTAAATGTAAATATAGAAACATGCAATAATGTATAGAGGATCTCAATCATTCATAAAAAATACTCATAATTGAGGTCTTTTCTGATCATAGCAATCCTTACAGATTCTTCTTTTATGTTATAATTTCCATCACTAgctattttctccttcttttagtGATAGTTTCAGTTCATATTACTTCCActgtgaattttttgtttttaaactctggAGAACATTCAAATTCTCTAATAATGATTTAGTGATCCTGGGCTTTTTTGATCATCATAATCAGGTCAAATGTCCCCAAATCCTCTTCAGGAATTATCTTGGAATTTGCTCCTTGGTTTAGACTTCAGttttttgtcaaaactcctaggAATGTGGAGAAGAATCAAAAATACATTTTAGGACTTAAAAAATTTACTAGTTTATCTGGGTATGaaatttccccatcattttctggaatcaaaattcatcttttttctcttctcatgaTGGATGAATATTCTTTTTAAGTTCAAATTAGCAGTACCTTTATAAGCAGTCATTTTATCCTGAGCATACTTTAAGATTCTTTATTTAGATGAAGCTCTGGAATTTAATGACTAAGTATCTGATGAATAAGAGCTGAATTTCCCCTTGGAGGCTATCAAGTGAATTATATAAACCCGTGGCTGTCTATTGATTTTTATTAGCTCAAGAAAATTCACTTGATCAATTACAGAAAAATTACCATTTGAATTCTGATGATTTTTAGATTTTCTCACATAGCTTTGCCTTTTAGTTCTGTCATCTTTTCTTGGAAAGTCTCAAGGCCTCTTTCCAGTTAAattgatttatattattttatttcaattgctTCTGTAGGTTTGCTTTCTAATTAATGACTGTATTTTCCAATAATTtaattgcactattttctttaaatttttctaccacttttcaattttattgtcCTTTAGCTACTTATTTTTTATACTGTATCTCTAATTACTAATGCAAGCTATTTCTTCGCCAGTATGATACAGTATTGACCCCAGATTACtttcctttcatatatatatatatgaaaatatatatcacACATGAGCATTCATGTTTAATATTCATTTAGATGTGGTTTTCCAGGCTACAcctgaaatttattttgttattttactcCTTCCCCCACAAATATTTGTCTACTTGTTTATTCTATGGATCTTTTTCCATGCCTTTAGTTCAGGGTCTTCTCCTTGTCTAAGGGGCTctgattgtttcttttatttatatttccctCTTTCAAACCTGGGATGGTGGAGGGGAAAAATTGGGGGAGCTGAGCTATTTTCAACCTGTTACCATATTAGTTAACCTAAATTCGTCAGCCTATACttttaaataagcaaaaaaatagGATAAAACTTAAAATCTTTTTCAATTGTTATCTTGAAATATTAGTTCCAATATTGTTCAGCCCGAAGTACCTCTAATTTCTCACCAATTATCTCTCTGTTCGGCAAagcatctctctctgtctctgtctctgtgcctctctgtttctgtctctctcgctctccatttccttttttattctttctcgccttcctcccctcttctctaacagcccaattttaattttatagcaCTCAGagcccttctctccttcctctacctTTGGCTCTctcataaaaaaaagaactatattttATCAAGTTACACTAATGTGAACTGCTTAAGAATCCATCCATCATGAGAAAACGGAGAGAATATAATTTGCACAAGGGCTAAggatttcatttgatttcatttgtatagggaacttccaggtgaggaaaaGCAATTTGATCAAATGCTACTCAGCATCTCCTCTGAAACTTAAAacgtttatatatattttatagagttgCTCAGAGCACCGAGAGGTGGTGACTTGCCCTAGTTCTCGCaagcttgaacccaggtcttcctgatttctaggTATGCTCTCTGGCCACTTTGTCAAGATGCCACAATTTACAATGAAACACAAAATCAGGATTTTTTAACCCAGATAAATTGGCCTTTGAGCTGCAAGTCCAGGTAGAGTCTAAACTTGACCTCCGAAGTCTTTTCCAGCTAGGAGTTCCTGGCACACATTTTTACGGGATGGTTTGACCCGTCCTTACCCTGTCCATCCACCACATCTCTGCCTGCCCTGGGATACTGCCTCGCGGTTACAAAAGGAGGCAGGGGCCCTGCAGAGGGGCTGCGGTGTGGGTGCGGGTGCGCTGAGGGGtgcggtgggggtgggggtgttcTTAGAAATGGATTTAATTCAGCCAGAGGAACAAGATGGCCGCGATGGCGGAGTGACCTTAGTGCTGGCAGGCGGGCGGCCGCCGGCGCAGGCGGGAGTGAGCCGGCGGAAGGAGAACGGCCAGCCCAGCCGCTGGCCTCTTCCAACTCCAGGACGTCTCCTAGAAGCATCTCCACCGAGACTGCTGATCCTGGAAGCGCAGAGCCGCCGGCGGACTCTGGCAGTGGGCTTGAGGCTGCCTCTTCTGGGTAGCCCTCAGCCTTCAGGATCTGAGCATCCTGGTCTCCACTTTTTCCCGCCGGCCAGCCGCCTCCCCAGCCTCCCCACCTCTCCCCCTTCCATCTTCAGGCTATGGCCATGGCGCACAAGAAAGGCTCTAAGAACTCCGAATTAGTTTTCGGAGGTAAATACAAGCTAATGAAGAAGATCGGGGCCGGCTCCTTTGGCAAGATCTACCTGGCGGTCAACGTTTCCAACGGTGAGGAGGTGGCGGTGAAGATGGAGTCCCAGAAGGCCCGGTCGCCCCGGCTGCTGCATGAGAGCAGGCTCTACAAGGCCCTTCAGGGTGGGGTGGGCATCCCCCACATGCGCTGGTATGGCCGGGATAAAGGCTACAACGTGCTGGTCATGGACCTCCTGGGCCCCAGCCTCGAAGACCTCTTCAATTTCTGCTCCCGCAGGTTCACGATGAAAACCGTGCTCATGCTAGCCGACCAGATGATCAGTAGAATCGAATACGTACACGCAAAGAACTTCATACACAGAGACATCAAGCCAGATAACTTCCTCATGGGGACCGGCCGTCATGCCAATAAGCTATTCCTTATTGACTTTGGTTTGGCCAAAAAGTACCGAGACAACAAAACCAAGCAGCATATCCCCTACCGAGAAGATAAAAATCTCACCGGCACTGCCAGGTACGCCAGCATCAATGCACACCTTGGCATTGAGCAGAGCCGCGGAGATGACCTGGAGTCCATAGGGTACGTGCTTATGTATTTTAACAGGACCAGCTTGCCCTGGCAAGGACTCAATGCtgcaacaaagaaacaaaagtatGAAAAGATCAGTGAAAAGAAGTTGTCCACTTCTGTTGAGAGTTTGTGTAAAGGGTTCCCGGCAGAATTTGCCATGTATCTCAACTATTGCAGGGGCTTACGTTTTGAAGAAGCACCAGATTATTTGTACCTGAGGCAACTTTTCCGGGCCCTTTTCAAGACTCTGAACCATCAATACGATTATACATTTGATTGGACAGCAATGAAACAGAATAGTTCCCAGCCAGCAGC
Protein-coding regions in this window:
- the LOC123240010 gene encoding casein kinase I-like — protein: MAMAHKKGSKNSELVFGGKYKLMKKIGAGSFGKIYLAVNVSNGEEVAVKMESQKARSPRLLHESRLYKALQGGVGIPHMRWYGRDKGYNVLVMDLLGPSLEDLFNFCSRRFTMKTVLMLADQMISRIEYVHAKNFIHRDIKPDNFLMGTGRHANKLFLIDFGLAKKYRDNKTKQHIPYREDKNLTGTARYASINAHLGIEQSRGDDLESIGYVLMYFNRTSLPWQGLNAATKKQKYEKISEKKLSTSVESLCKGFPAEFAMYLNYCRGLRFEEAPDYLYLRQLFRALFKTLNHQYDYTFDWTAMKQNSSQPAASSSGQGQ